The window ACACGTTTAGTGATATTTATTTACTAGGAAatattttttgtgttttatGCGATACTTTTTGTACATTTGTTTGGATGTACCGTATAGGCGATGAAGCAGCCTCACTGTCACGTTGTTCTAGGAGACCGTCCTGTAAACATTACACTTTATAGAGCTTTGGAGGCGTTGGGTCCGTGGACTAAGCTCAAGTTTTTTGTTGCTCTTCTATTCAGTTTCCAACCCATTACGTAAGTAACTGCTTATAAATTTACTGTGCTGTATAATTTTGTCAGTGAGTAACTTCAACACTGAGTTTTTGTTTGGATACTGAAGTTAGTTTACATATCATAAGTTACTGTACTTTCTCTCGTTAGGTGTAGTTGCTCTGTAAGCAGTGTTTTCCAAACTTTTGTTTCCTATTCTAGTCACTGAACACAAACGTTTCTATTAAAATGTAACGGTTCCCCAAGTTTCTAGCCATTCTAGCACTCCACTGATAGGGTCAATGACTTGTAGCTCAGTTAGTCAGAACCATCCGGTTCATTTGAGAAGCATTTTGGTTGCTctttttttgttaatttattttttagtcTGTTGATTTTTGTTTGTGTGATACATCTAATTTTATTAGTGTTCCACAGCTTTCCATTACAGTAAAATTTCTGATACTGTAATTTCTTTCCCATTAGGAAAGAACAAATTGAGGAGATGAAAAAAACAGATTTTCTGGAAAAACTGTTAGTTTCTATGGCTGGTGAACACCCAGAACTAACAAGGATATTGTTAGATGAACGAGATCAATATCTAGCTCGTTCCATCTGGGAGGCTACCGGAATGGAAGAATATTTAAAAGCACAAGCACTAAGGCCGAATTCTACTTCTGAGATACACAATCCTTCAAATATTGAAGAGTCTGTTGTGCAACACCGTAAAAATATTGATCAGTCTAATGACTATTCACTAGATGGAATTGCTCACAGTTCTGAACGAGATAATTTCCTTAATGATCCCTCTCCTCCGCACCTGAGTTGTTGTTCACACTGGCCACCGACCAGTATATTGCCAAGAGTTGTTGTCGCTGTTGTTGGGATAGGTCATGTAGCTGGAATCCGCAAAGTCTGGTCAACAGTTAACACAATTAAAAAACACGAATTATGCGTGTAAGTGAAAATTGTGTACCCAATATTTAACAGAGTAATGAATGTTCATAAATTTCTTACAATGAAATCACATTGCATTTTTAGTTTTCAACTATTGACTTTTCAATTAAATTGTCCAGCAACCTCATGTTTTATTTCTCACCATCGTTTTCTAAAGTATTTCATAAATATGTCTCAACTTTATACATATGGTTGATGAAGCCTAATTGTGCTCCATTTGCTTGTAGCTGCGCTTAGATAgatgtatttttattatcaaagcCTACCACTTTTACTAATGTAATTTTCAAAACAGGTTATCACAGCCGATCTTCTTGAAACTGGCGACATTAGACAgctgtttttttttaagtttAAAGCTTCCAAGATCACATCTAAAACTGATTGTTCCCGCGATAAACACCGCTATTCAAAGACAAAATCAACAGTCTACAGCTTCAATTAGTTTGCAACATAGTTGGGTCACCATTCAATGCAATTGGCGAGCATTTACTCCTCTCCCAACttgattttctttgttttgCGGCTTGCCACTAAAATAACTCGCATTGCACACCTTTTTTATTGTTGGTTTTTATGCCTGTACATTTCTGAAGAGCCCTTAAAATCTTTCATTAATAACCACAGGAATCAGTTCGACTAATAGTGTATAAGATATCTTCACTAACCATCCTACGCTTACCTGGAGCCTAGGAGAATGAGACTTTTCAGAAGTGAGCATGATTATATCGACCAACTTTTCACCCTTCATTAGTTTACCTACCGAGTAACAATGCAAAAATATTTGGACTGATTTCATCCCCTTCGGGATCTGAATCAAAAACATTACCGCTGGACTGCTGTACGTCATTGTCTAGATTACTCTACATTAACCACCCACTTATCATAGAAGCCCTATTAGCCCTTTTAGTTTGGTATTTGGTGAGATCCCAGTAGAAAACGTATACTGCCTAGCAATACATTACATGTTACCATAAATCTGTGAACCATGCTCTATGAAAGACTTGTAAGCCGCAGGTTTATGACGATAAGTGTCTTTGAATTATTGCTGTTGCATCGTGGAACGACCGAGTAAGCTATGTTGAAGCCAGACGCAGTATACTAAGCAAAGCTggaaaatcagttgatgaagaggTGAATCTACA of the Schistosoma haematobium chromosome 4, whole genome shotgun sequence genome contains:
- a CDS encoding hypothetical protein (EggNog:ENOG410V5WS~COG:T) — its product is MKKTDFLEKLLVSMAGEHPELTRILLDERDQYLARSIWEATGMEEYLKAQALRPNSTSEIHNPSNIEESVVQHRKNIDQSNDYSLDGIAHSSERDNFLNDPSPPHLSCCSHWPPTSILPRVVVAVVGIGHVAGIRKVWSTVNTIKKHELCV